The proteins below come from a single Elusimicrobiota bacterium genomic window:
- a CDS encoding LAGLIDADG family homing endonuclease, translating to MEPNKFTKKEAGIYIAAFIDGEGSIDRRGNKITIYNSNPAILEFINGLIEILTGYKGRVHQYATPKGKKNFFHLYVTHRMRLFPLLKNILPFLIDKKEVGENVHKLLLNRKNYNSKPSNKK from the coding sequence ATGGAACCCAACAAATTTACGAAGAAGGAAGCTGGTATATATATTGCTGCATTTATAGATGGCGAGGGAAGCATTGATAGACGAGGCAATAAAATTACAATTTATAATTCAAATCCCGCAATATTGGAGTTTATCAATGGGTTGATTGAAATTTTAACAGGTTATAAAGGACGAGTCCATCAGTATGCAACACCGAAGGGGAAGAAAAATTTCTTTCATTTATATGTGACACATCGGATGAGATTATTCCCTTTACTGAAGAACATATTGCCTTTTTTGATAGATAAAAAAGAAGTCGGGGAAAATGTACATAAACTACTGCTCAACCGAAAAAATTATAATTCAAAACCCTCTAATAAGAAATGA
- a CDS encoding cyclophilin-like fold protein, translating into MKRIKIITEKVQMEAELNETNTANMIFDILPVGGKVNTWGEEIYFQIPVKTGPENAVEVVKEGDLAYWPDGNCFCIFFGKTPMSTDKEIRPASAVNLVGRVLGNPKEWKKVKNGEKILLDKALK; encoded by the coding sequence ATGAAAAGAATCAAAATTATTACAGAAAAAGTTCAGATGGAAGCAGAATTGAATGAAACAAACACTGCAAATATGATTTTTGATATCTTACCGGTAGGAGGCAAAGTAAATACCTGGGGAGAAGAAATATATTTCCAAATTCCTGTTAAAACAGGTCCAGAAAATGCAGTTGAAGTTGTAAAAGAAGGTGACTTAGCCTATTGGCCAGATGGAAATTGTTTTTGCATATTCTTTGGTAAGACACCGATGTCAACAGATAAAGAAATTAGACCTGCCTCAGCAGTTAATCTTGTTGGAAGAGTTTTAGGTAATCCGAAAGAATGGAAAAAGGTCAAAAATGGCGAAAAGATTTTGTTAGATAAAGCTTTGAAATAA
- a CDS encoding flavodoxin family protein: protein MLKVLVIYHSETGNTQKMAQYVFEGAREEKVNVELKKVQDIKVEELLTADGIIIGSPTYYGSLSAPIKKLLDESVKYHGQLEGKVGAAFSSSANIGGGNETTILSILEAFLIHGMIIQGTSKGDHYGPVSIGAPDKRVEKQCKELGRRVAQLVMKLAE, encoded by the coding sequence ATGCTAAAGGTACTTGTAATTTATCACAGCGAAACAGGTAATACACAAAAAATGGCACAATATGTTTTTGAAGGTGCAAGAGAAGAAAAAGTTAATGTTGAATTGAAAAAGGTTCAAGATATTAAAGTTGAAGAATTGCTAACCGCTGATGGAATAATAATTGGCTCGCCAACATATTACGGCTCCCTATCAGCACCTATCAAAAAGTTATTAGATGAAAGTGTAAAATATCACGGTCAACTTGAAGGTAAAGTTGGAGCTGCTTTCAGTTCATCAGCAAATATTGGTGGTGGCAATGAGACTACTATACTTTCTATTTTAGAAGCATTTCTAATTCACGGAATGATTATTCAAGGCACAAGTAAAGGCGACCACTATGGTCCAGTAAGTATAGGTGCGCCAGACAAAAGAGTAGAGAAGCAGTGTAAAGAACTCGGAAGAAGAGTTGCACAATTAGTGATGAAATTAGCAGAATAG
- a CDS encoding class I SAM-dependent methyltransferase codes for MQQWNEIFKKEGKVFTKVQEDIPKVLTLFKKHNIKKILDLGCGSGRHVIYFTKRGFDVYGIDISKEGLNITKSWLKKEKLKANLKIGSVYEKLPYQNNFFDAIISVQVIHHARIKTIRKAIREIERILKPNGLIFITVRKRMSKRELLKLSQEKLIWKLKQIEPRTFLPLTGKEKGLLHYYFNKGLLRKEFKNFKIYDVWIDSTGHYCLLGELKD; via the coding sequence ATGCAACAATGGAATGAAATTTTCAAAAAGGAAGGAAAAGTATTTACAAAAGTGCAAGAAGATATTCCTAAGGTTTTGACTTTATTCAAAAAACACAATATTAAAAAAATTCTTGATTTAGGATGTGGTTCTGGAAGGCATGTCATATATTTTACTAAACGAGGATTTGATGTTTATGGGATTGATATTTCTAAAGAAGGATTGAATATCACAAAATCTTGGTTAAAAAAAGAAAAACTTAAAGCCAATCTTAAAATTGGTTCGGTATATGAGAAATTACCATATCAGAATAATTTTTTTGATGCAATAATTTCTGTTCAGGTAATTCATCATGCCAGAATTAAAACTATTCGGAAAGCAATCAGAGAGATAGAGAGAATATTGAAACCAAATGGTTTAATTTTTATTACAGTACGGAAGCGTATGTCTAAACGAGAATTATTAAAATTATCACAAGAAAAATTAATATGGAAATTAAAACAAATAGAACCAAGAACCTTCCTCCCTTTAACTGGAAAAGAAAAAGGATTACTTCATTATTATTTCAATAAAGGATTGCTAAGAAAAGAATTTAAGAATTTTAAAATTTATGATGTCTGGATAGATTCCACAGGACATTACTGTCTTCTTGGTGAATTAAAAGATTGA